Genomic window (Zingiber officinale cultivar Zhangliang chromosome 2B, Zo_v1.1, whole genome shotgun sequence):
ACTTAGCTATACAAGACTTTATACTTTGTATTTCTAAATAttaattttggattcaataatatgactAGTTTTTTCTTCTCTTAATTTATATATGTACACAAGCTATTTTCGAATCGAGCTTAAGTTGTTCACGAACTATTTAATTTCATTACGAGTCAAGCTCGAGCTTAAGTAAAACGACCCAAGCTCGAGCTAGAGCTCGAGCCTCTTACTGTTCGGTTTAACTTGGTTCGATTATACCCCTATACACATAAGGGCGTAAACTCCTAAACAATccaagttttattattattattatcattattattttgtGTCAAGTATCTTGCTTATGCTGATTAATTCTGAGATGATccctaataaaaaaaatttatagaccacaaaaataaattagaaagtacTCATAGTGAATGATTTATCAACCTATTATTTTTAGATCAActgttaattaataaaaaaaattatgttaatttgttgaaattaaaattgatatttaaatGTCTAAAAAACAGAAGAGATTATACCACTATACCATTGCTCTGAAACACTCCAGCTCTCGcgtcttaaatattttttttacccaGTAGCGGATCTAGGGGGAGTGGGGATGTGCTTGAGCACCCCCTTGATCCCGGAAAATTCCACCAGTATGTTGTAGTCCGAGGGGCAATAAGAAAGAAGACAAACTCCAACTTTCTATTTTgaacaccttttttttttttttttttttttttgtctgaaTCCATCACTATTTTTACCATAGGTCAAGTGAAATAAATTATCAGATTAATTTATAGTTAATTAGATGGAAGAATTTATTTTACTTGACCCTCCATCTCTCGTGAACATACTTTGAATCTACCACTTGATGAGGACAAAAAGCTGCCGCATGCCTATTCATGGCTGCTGAAGCCAAGGAGTGCCCACCCTTTCCACAGGAACCCTCTGTCAAATGATCATGTCTAATTTTTTTTCCGCAACAGGGCATAATTGAATTAGGACCTAGACTGGTATAGAATTAAGTTGTGTTTGTAACAAATAATTCTTTCACTTAAGAGATCATTTAATACCTGATTTATCTTCTTTTATTTTACTATGGGACGGATGGTGAAAAACATTTGGCACGAGCATTGTCATATCTTTTTTACATCAAtgattggtttttttttttttttttgctgctaCAGAATTGGTAACTATATACGATGTTGATCATTGACTGGAGCACTGTGTTGGACGAACCCTTTCAAATAGCGTGAGACAATTTGAAAGGGCCAGGATTACCACATTTTCTGCAATGTTAGGCTTTTTGTTTTTTGTATTGCTAAAACGTTATGAATTGCaagcaagaaaagaaaaaaaaaaatttgacctAGTTTAATTTACATTAATTAATCCTACAGATCGATAAATGAACATTAAGGCATATCGAAGAAGATACGACAAACATGAAAAAACTAGTGCGATCTACATATGATCGGTTgacggagaggagaggagaggagaggagaggcggCCAAGTGAATTACTGAAGAAAAAAAACTCTTTGATCGATCATCCGGCCGGCCGGCTTCTTTTGTTGTGATGTAGTGGGATTGTGGATTAAAAAGCGGCCGCCGCCGGCGCCAGGGTGACGTCGGCCGTGAAGCGCGTTGACTGGGATTATACCGACCCGAAGCCGAGGGTGAGTTCGAGGCCGACCTCTTTGGCCTTGTCGCGTTCAGGTTCGCCGCCCTGGCTCACGTGAGACGCCTCCTCCAAGGTGTCCGCCGCCGACGTGCTCTCGCTGTCCGCCTCTGCGGGCGGCGGCGGTGCTTCGGGATGAGTCGAGTTCCTGGCGCCGCAACGCTTGAACCGGTGGCGGGGCTTGATGACCCTGTGGAGCTCGGCGGGTGCCCTGTCCTTGAAGACGTGGCGGATGTCGTAGGCCctgagcggcggcggcggcggcgacgggGTGGTGGAGGTCGCCGCATCGGAGGAAATCGACGCCAAGGGCGCGCCGTTGAGCACCGCCTCCACCGCCGCCTGGCACCGCGGCCAGCCGCCCGACCAAAGCAACCCCACCGAGCCGTAGATCGGGTCCACGAATCGCCCGCAGGCCTCATAAAGCAGAGACCGGAAGATCGCTGCGACCAATCAAGAACCCAATTCAATTCCCGAAACCTCAATATGCACACCATGCATTAACCGTTAACAGAGAAAGAACAGAGGAAGTAGCGACCAGGGCGGAGGTGGGCGGGGCCGGCGTCCACGATCTTCATGAGGCCGGAGCGGCCGTAGAACTTGGCGAGGAAGACGGTGGCATTGGCCTGCGACTCGGAGCTCTTGATCCACTGCAAGCAGTGGCGGATGGAACAGTCCTCGCTGCATCCTTTCCGCAGCACTCGGCAGCCATTGCAGCTCATCCTCATGGCCAATCAACACAATTAAGCAGACGAAGAAGCAGGGGATGCGAGCAGAGGAGGAGGAAGTGGGGGCGTATATAGGCGGGCGGAAGGGGGAATTAAGAGGAAGGAGAACCGCCGTGGTTTCCGAGAGGAGTCAGCCACTGGTTTCGGCGGGTAAAAGCTGGTTTGTAGCGCCGCTACGACAATACAATTAAATAAAGAATCTAGTCtttttcctctccttctctttctctctccgcGTCCGTCGGAAAGAAACCTCCAAGGGTCGTCTTGGTTGATAGGTCCCGGCAATCTAAGCTTGTGGTCGATAGATAGCGCCGCGCGTGGCGTCCACGTGCAATGAATCGGGAATCGGGAATCGGGACTCGGGAATTGGTATTGCGGCGGTCTAGTCTGTTGTCGCCACGTAGCTGGTAAAAAAGGAAATCATTTTCATGATTatttaaaacaataaaataaatttagttttaggatgaaaattaaatttgacacttaattttaaaatctgttttgcaggaaaagttATATATTAGGGATTAGAGGtgacatatttaattttattttaataatttattacttATTCCGGTGTTTATtgaaagaggagaggaaaagagaTGGAATTAGTGATTTAATTGGAAATCGTAAAGAAAACAAAGGAAATGGCGTTCCTGGTTTTCTGGAGGTCTTCGTTTGCGGCGACCCAACGTGACGTAATTCTGTGGGCGCCAAGGCGGCGGTCTAGCTCCAACGAAGGATTTGCGTGGCTCGTGCTTATCCATAATAACAATTTTATTACTATTGGTTGCTTTAGCGTAAAATTAAAAGCACAAAATATTAAAGGCCGTCCATATTTAAATAATCGTCTCTGTTTTTAAAAaagtgaaaaaataataatatttaatattattgtaaTAGACGCTCGTAAATATTGTaccatataataattataatataaaAAGTAATCATttcattttaataaaattattatatataaactattattatattaaaatacccTGGGTCAACTTGATtaa
Coding sequences:
- the LOC122049394 gene encoding LOB domain-containing protein 40-like; its protein translation is MRMSCNGCRVLRKGCSEDCSIRHCLQWIKSSESQANATVFLAKFYGRSGLMKIVDAGPAHLRPAIFRSLLYEACGRFVDPIYGSVGLLWSGGWPRCQAAVEAVLNGAPLASISSDAATSTTPSPPPPPLRAYDIRHVFKDRAPAELHRVIKPRHRFKRCGARNSTHPEAPPPPAEADSESTSAADTLEEASHVSQGGEPERDKAKEVGLELTLGFGSV